Below is a window of Cataglyphis hispanica isolate Lineage 1 chromosome 2, ULB_Chis1_1.0, whole genome shotgun sequence DNA.
atacatataataaggCTGACATTAAGATTGGTTGAGTCTATTTTATAACCTAAATTGTATGATTTAGGTtttccatttatattatagataagatGGATAATCTAAAAAGACTCAGCAAGTTgtcatttcaaatttttaattaatctcggCAATCAATGgtagagatttaattaattgatatgctTCATATCGAATCCTAACCTAAATATATCTCGtggaaataaacaaaatgaatGCAGAAGTAATTACCGATAGTTTTAATTTCCTCAGCTTTGTTATCAGAATACACAAATTCCATGTTGAAAAAAACAAGAGCCAGTTATGAATAGGAAAGAATtacatctaataaaaatatacaattcttctttttcttctttctcgaaTGGCACCTGCCCTCGGTCCAGAATCAGTACGATCAGAAATTAGCGTATAAGCATGTCGGTGAGCTGCGCGCCTGATAGTATCGGCGGCGCACACTACCAGATAGacgcgcggctcaccgacaTGCGCCCTAAAGATCGGCTATGATTGGCCAGATTTTGCTTGataataactcctttattaaacgttatagatgaaaatggtaaaggacttttatatttagtttattgTGCTCTATCCACTCATTAGCGTTGACACAATTTTTGCTAAACAtcctgtatgtatatatatatatatatatatatatatatatatatacatataggatgtatatatatatatatatatatatatatatatacatattatggtGACTTTTTAAAGTCGACTTTAATAAATCTACGAAATCTTGTTAATATTGTTGATGAAAATCAAcatttgttgaatttttacCGCATTTGACACTGGACGCGTCAATTTTTGAGATTCAAGTTCCTGCACATATTCGCgcactttaaaaattatgagaaatatatattattgtatatcttattaaaacaaCTCTTACGTAtcgaatatgaaataattctaCAAACTCAtgcattaagaaattaattttataacagaaattaagaaaagttGAAATCTgacagagaaaaatttttatttggaaatatttataaattttgaaataaaacgtTAAAATTTACACGGAACAATGAGATAAATTTAGGGACGGAAATGACAATAAGATTTGAAAATGGAACTGCATTATTGGCAGTTTAATCGCAAAATGTAGTTATTGAATGTAATTTATCACAAGCaacaaaatgagaaaaaaaaatgttctccTTAATAGAGGACGTaattcgatatacatataaatgattcTCGATATATCAAAACTCATTTTATGCAACTATTAAACAAGGAtcgatacattattttaagtaattcttattttataattcatatgagattatttatctatgtgatttcttttattctattttgtgTAAAcacatcattttatatataaagaagttTTGATGTATCGATgattaatgtaatgtaaaattaagatCTGCAGTATTCTTGtagttaaattcattttttacattctgaAATTCTGGCTACAGCATATAGCTAATCATAAAAACGCAAATTATAGACAAATGTTACTTTGTATCTTCATTGCTTCTTTGCTTTATAGTAAACACAAATCTTTATGAGTTATATAactttgcattaatttattattatcattattacctGTATATGATTGAACATTACGCATTTTGTaagtaatttacaaaaatgtaaaaagcaagtatttcttttccattattaaatagaaatatggaTGCTTGTTCCTCTAATAGGGAGtgccaattaattataattatcaattcgcAGATTCTAATGCCTTGTTATCACACATCAtgcattgtaaataatttaaaaagaaaagcttGTATTTAAACACATATCATCAAATgcaaatctatattattttacatatgtctTTATgtgcgatattttaaaatataaaatcaacaaataaaaactaataaataaatttcgttaTTGCATcagaatttttacataatatactaGTAAAAAATCCCCTCTCATTATTTATgttcaagtaaaaatatataaagtttaaagaaaataattaataaaaaaattattaagattaatttaataattattacataattataggTAACtggaaatgcaaataaatttaacctAAACTCTGCAAGAAAGTTTTAGAATTAATCCAGTTTATTTATCATCCTTTATgataattcgaaaatattattgtattcatttataaatttattttcaataatagttCAATAATAagttctcaaatatttttgagaattattattggtacataatatgtaagaattttctaaattgtaaaaattatatagaaaagatttttgcCAATTATTTTTAGGTTGATTTCTCTCAatgttttttcaagattttcaaaattttcatggattttctttgataattttagaaCTACGCgccaaaatattctttctactTTCCAAGccgttagaaatttttaaaagagatgaAGCTCTTGATGGTTCTCGAGAAATAGAAAACTTCTCATCACTATTGTCGATATTTTTGGAATTAAGAGATTTATTTAGAAAGTTTACGGCTGAACATGACTTCCATCGATCTTCAGGAGATACTGAAATATTTCGTCTCCAATCTAAGGACTGTTGGAGGTCTGCGCGAGCTTTCAGATACTTTTCGGATAATAAGGGTTTATTGTCTTTATCTGGTatcgattttttatcatttacaaGAGACTCGTTGGATGTTTCATTAAAGGATTCAGATCGTTCCGAAAGCTTCTCGAGAATTTCACCACCTCgtattattttgttagaaaagtTATTTGTGACGCTGTTTCGGAAAGGTTTTAGTTGtttcaatttatcgatattctgAATTTCGTTTCTAATTTTCAAAGCATCCTTTTTTGTTGCATCCGATTGCTCTATGCAACTAAAATCATAATCAAATATACTCCGTGGACTTCGTATGTTTTTCAAACTTGCTTCGATTAGCTCAGCCAAATCGAAATTGTTATCTTCGACTATAAAAGGATTGTCCGGCAATGCTTCATTggtgttaaatatttcagatttaGTCGCGGTTATCTTCTTCTTAGACTTGGTCTTTGTCTTTGATCGAGTTTTGTTATGAggattttgcattaaatctgAAGATTTGGCATTTGCCACAGTGTTCTTAGAAAAAGACATTTTAGAAGTAGtggattttaatttgctttcTTGTGATAATGATATTGATTTTCTATTACTtgtattatcgattttattaaaatacttttccgatttattttgttgtttattagataatttgtCACACATGGGAAGATTTTTAGCTTCTGGTTTTGTAGTTGTTTTcaatgcgataaaattttcctttttaatatgtttctcATTTACGTTAAATGTAGAACTAATATTTCctacattctttttttgtggaattaatttttcgttctTTACATTCGTCCGAAATCGAGTATCAGATATTGTTTTGGGAAGTGGAATTGTTGCAAGATTTAAACTGGAAGACTCTGTGCGTTTCTGCGGTATGATATTTGTGATTGAAGTTGTTTTCGAGATAGATTTAGATGCATCGTTGgtgtttgtatgtatatgtgtgagttgtgataatttatttgtttttactaCATCATTTGTAAATTTGATCGGAATTCGaagattctgaaaaaaaatatatatatatatttattgtatatctttATCAAATCGAACTGTTATATCATTAATGGCTCTCTTTCATCATTTTGTACTTTTTGATCTTTCATTGACATCTGCATTTGTTTATCTTTGTACAACTGCTTCCAACCGTAGATCCTAGCCCTCTCCCTTTCCTCCAGGCTAACTCTGGcttttttgtctcttttataaagtatCTGCCAGATTGAATCGGTGTTGAATacctaaaaaaatacaatttattagataaatgcatatatacatacacatatataatataattattatacaaaattataatacataaatacaatacaaaattttttgttttttcctctttctcttaaatcttattttttatattaataaatctaaaaaaaattatcgttataaaaacaatataataattaaatgcactacaataattaataataatgcataattcAGTTAATAGTTCAGTATATTAATGGCATTGGAATCTttgtatttgttaaaatagtaGAAAACTTCTACTATcttaaaagaaagtaaaagcagagcgaaaataaaatgtcactcttatttttgttaatattttttttacctcgCAGGCGACGTGTGATAACGaggataatttgataatatctgtgaattttaaatatcttgaaattctTCCGATTAAATTTTTGGGTAAAGTTAAAAGAGTATTTCTATTTCCTTCGGCAATATTTTTCACGTgttttaataagtatttacCTACAGTATTAAAAGGTAGCTTAGTAAAATTATCACAACAAAAAGATCACTTTAAACAAAAGCTCTAACTTTCTCAGCACAATCTTATCCttgtgaaataattatcgccaaaaaaaatttctaatctgCTAGTGAATACGATAAGCATTTTTTAAGTCAAATGCCTCACCAAATCCGTAACGTATTTCGTCCTGCAAGGATTTCTCTTGATTGAATTCGATAAACTTAGCACGACGTACGATCGGTGCTTTGTGAGGTCCGTGAGAGATTTTCCACAAATACAGAATCACCTAAAAACACGAAaagttaaagatataaaagaaaaacagatgGTATTAACTTCGTCAGTACTTCGTcttgaagaatttttaaaccGTAATAGTCTCTGCTAGGAGGAGGTGCAACTGAATACTTCACCAAGTATTCAATCTTGTTGCTCATGCTCGACGTAGCCACGTTGAAATAGTTCGATCTGAATACCGCGGATGATTGATGCTTCGATGCAGAATTGACATGCATATCGAATCGAAATATACAAGATGACGCATtatcagtttttatatttttatatttttaatttatatatatttattatatatatatatatatatatatatatatatatatatatatatatattatatatattaatttatatttaatatttatatttaataaacatattatacaaaaatattggaaataaaatttaattgaattttgagAATACGTAGCAAGAATATGGAACCATtggctaatatattttattttaattaattttatctaaaaaaaaatttcattcaaatCACACATACatcaaaagttaaaattataatatataaaattcaaatatattgacaatatataataatatttttttttggcttaatataaaatcgtgatataaacaaatttggaatgatgaatgaaaaataaaactaagcATTATAGTGGGGACTTCTTTCTTCTTGCAAAAAAGAACTCGCggttaaatttttagttttgtatattttattacaatatttttcatatgaagagatgaagataaatatatagaaatgtcGAAGTAAAAATGGAAATTCGTGTGGCATTACGTATAATAGTTTTAACGTAGCAATAACAATATACAAGATAGGCTATATAGTAATATCACAATGCATGATTCACAATTTCATAAAAGTCTAGAGAATAGAATACAAATCTAAATAGAGGATGTGCTTCTCTCGACTGCCGCAGAGACGAACGGagtgttacatatatattacgcgttatattgatcaattataaaactttctataatatttttttatactttatactttCGCAAGTATCCACTCGAGATACATCGATTCGTAACGATTGTCGCCATtattatcatgaaaaaaaaaaaatgttttataattgcgTCAATGCTTGCTCTATGTTAATGGAAGAATTTTCAATCATAATttgtgtttaatattaaatgtaacataTTTGAGATTTAAGATATtggtttaaatattatacaatacatgGAAAGTcacatttaatgttaaatcagTGACGTACAAATAtacgtcaaaatttttaatattattaatatttttagttgttt
It encodes the following:
- the LOC126857076 gene encoding uncharacterized protein LOC126857076, with protein sequence MSNKIEYLVKYSVAPPPSRDYYGLKILQDEVILYLWKISHGPHKAPIVRRAKFIEFNQEKSLQDEIRYGFGKYLLKHVKNIAEGNRNTLLTLPKNLIGRISRYLKFTDIIKLSSLSHVACEVFNTDSIWQILYKRDKKARVSLEERERARIYGWKQLYKDKQMQMSMKDQKNLRIPIKFTNDVVKTNKLSQLTHIHTNTNDASKSISKTTSITNIIPQKRTESSSLNLATIPLPKTISDTRFRTNVKNEKLIPQKKNVGNISSTFNVNEKHIKKENFIALKTTTKPEAKNLPMCDKLSNKQQNKSEKYFNKIDNTSNRKSISLSQESKLKSTTSKMSFSKNTVANAKSSDLMQNPHNKTRSKTKTKSKKKITATKSEIFNTNEALPDNPFIVEDNNFDLAELIEASLKNIRSPRSIFDYDFSCIEQSDATKKDALKIRNEIQNIDKLKQLKPFRNSVTNNFSNKIIRGGEILEKLSERSESFNETSNESLVNDKKSIPDKDNKPLLSEKYLKARADLQQSLDWRRNISVSPEDRWKSCSAVNFLNKSLNSKNIDNSDEKFSISREPSRASSLLKISNGLESRKNILARSSKIIKENP